In Malania oleifera isolate guangnan ecotype guangnan chromosome 8, ASM2987363v1, whole genome shotgun sequence, a single window of DNA contains:
- the LOC131162994 gene encoding ATP synthase delta chain, chloroplastic codes for MAALQQSPVTFQSRSPPSTRIVAKLRSQNRVRISFSGSFPSLKLPTLTAKYAGKTKRRGGVMMAESPAPSYASALADVAVSNGALEATSADIEKIENILSDPQVRYFFTCPVIDVEKKREMIEEISSTYKLQPHTANFLNILVDMKRTELIEEIVKEFETVYNKLMDTELAVVSSVVKLEPEHLSQIAKGVQKLTGAKNVRIKTVIDPSLIAGLKISYGSSASKLIDMSVKKQIEEIASQLDVDVNISV; via the coding sequence ATGGCCGCTCTCCAACAATCCCCGGTCACATTCCAGTCCAGGTCGCCTCCGTCTACACGCATCGTCGCGAAACTTCGATCTCAAAACCGCGTAAGAATCTCCTTCTCCGGCAGCTTCCCTTCCCTGAAACTTCCAACGCTCACAGCTAAGTACGCCGGGAAAACCAAGCGCCGAGGAGGCGTGATGATGGCAGAATCCCCCGCACCAAGCTACGCCTCCGCCCTCGCCGACGTCGCTGTATCGAATGGAGCCCTGGAGGCCACGAGCGCGGACATCGAGAAAATCGAGAACATACTCTCCGATCCTCAGGTCCGCTACTTCTTTACCTGTCCAGTCATCGACGTTGAGAAGAAGCGGGAAATGATCGAGGAGATATCGTCGACCTATAAGCTGCAGCCGCACACCGCGAACTTCCTGAATATCTTGGTCGACATGAAACGGACGGAGCTGATTGAAGAGATCGTGAAGGAGTTCGAGACGGTGTACAACAAATTGATGGACACGGAGCTGGCGGTCGTGAGCTCGGTGGTCAAGCTGGAGCCGGAGCACCTTTCTCAAATAGCGAAGGGGGTGCAGAAGCTTACGGGAGCGAAGAATGTGAGGATCAAGACGGTGATTGATCCGTCTTTGATCGCTGGATTGAAGATCAGCTACGGCAGCTCAGCGTCGAAGCTGATCGATATGAGTGTGAAGAAGCAGATCGAGGAAATAGCGTCGCAGCTCGATGTAGACGTTAACATCTCTGTATGA
- the LOC131162995 gene encoding uncharacterized protein LOC131162995 has translation MSMLDAFFNKGFKAAKCKTMLKLTMPRIKLLRNRREIQIKQMRRDIAKLLETGQEATARIRVEHIIREENMMAAQEILELFCELISVRLPIIETQRECPLDLKEAISSVCFAAPRCADLPELLQVQMLFVGKYGKEFVSAATELMPDCGVNRQLIELLSIRAPAPDVKLKLLKEIAEEHELDWDPAASETEFFKPHEDLLNGPTQFSGSKLPLPKEKHDELLYSAPDQASAGQKDSDTGFDPLEFPEVPKVTLQPSTDASSVAESVRPSIPTAPPPEVGEESAESSEATERPPPELPSRPELVHERSDVAVGSMENKQFVPFISPPSPSPVPLSVSQSNLPPSLSRTKSEASVDLQDVLAAAHAAAESADRAAAAARSAASLAEVRITELIKKKNDSVSDSVCENPFHGESANQSIDKEKSHMDQQDSLGGWDGVSDTPASHQVHENDQRPESSNHPSYDTTNNAIFDLPLPSDGATEHGSTHHQPQRLTSMEDEYFSYPNLFRSQDSNLGSGVHSFTENTRSTHEL, from the exons ATGTCGATGCTGGACGCTTTCTTCAACAAAGGGTTTAAAGCAGCAAAATG TAAAACAATGCTGAAACTTACAATGCCACGCATAAAGCTGCTGAGAAACAGGAGAGAGATCCAGATAAAGCAGATGCGAAGAGACATTGCCAAGCTTCTTGAGACTGGTCAAGAAGCTACTGCTCGTATTCGG GTTGAGCATATTATAAGGGAAGAGAATATGATGGCTGCACAGGAGATACTCGAGCTGTTCTGTGAGCTTATTTCTGTCCGGCTTCCCATCATTGAAACTCAAAG GGAATGTCCTCTAGACTTGAAAGAAGCAATATCCAGTGTATGTTTTGCTGCACCAAGGTGTGCAGATCTACCAGAATTGCTGCAGGTTCAAATGCTATTTGTTGGCAAATATGGGAAGGAATTTGTATCAGCTGCGACTGAACTGATGCCAGATTGTGGGGTTAATCGCCAG TTAATTGAACTGTTATCAATCCGTGCCCCTGCACCTGATGTGAAACTGAAGCTACTGAAAGAAATTGCAGAAGAGCATGAGTTAGATTGGGATCCAGCTGCCTCCGAAACTGAGTTTTTCAAGCCACATGAGGACTTGCTG AATGGCCCAACCCAGTTCAGTGGATCAAAATTGCCACTTCCCAAAGAGAAACATGATGAATTGTTGTACTCTGCTCCAGATCAAGCCTCTGCTGGACAGAAGGATTCTGATACAGGATTTGACCCATTAGAATTCCCTGAAGTTCCCAAGGTAACTTTACAACCAAGCACAGATGCTAGCTCAGTAGCTGAAAGTGTTCGACCTTCAATCCCAACTGCCCCACCTCCTGAAGTTGGTGAAGAATCTGCAGAAAGTTCTGAAGCTACTGAACGACCACCACCTGAGCTGCCCTCAAGACCTGAGTTGGTGCATGAAAGATCTGATGTTGCAGTTGGATCCATGGAGAACAAACAATTTGTTCCATTCATTTCTCCCCCATCGCCATCTCCTGTGCCACTCTCTGTGAGCCAAAGTAATCTGCCACCCTCCCTCTCAAGGACCAAAAGTGAGGCAAGTGTGGATTTGCAGGATGTATTGGCTGCTGCCCATGCTGCTGCTGAAAGTGCTGATCGCGCAGCTGCAGCAGCTCGCTCAGCAGCTAGCCTTGCAGAGGTCAGAATCACTGAACTTATCAAGAAGAAGAATGACTCGGTCTCTGATAGTGTCTGTGAGAACCCATTTCATGGAGAAAGTGCCAATCAATCCATTGATAAAGAGAAGTCACACATGGATCAACAAGACTCCTTAGGTGGATGGGATGGTGTCTCAGATACTCCAGCCTCCCACCAAGTTCATGAAAATGACCAAAGGCCAGAATCTTCAAATCATCCTTCATATGACACAACCAATAATGCGATATTTGATTTGCCTCTACCCAGTGATGGCGCAACTGAACATGGGTCCACTCATCACCAGCCTCAGAGGCTAACTTCAATGGAGGATGAGTACTTCTCATACCCAAACTTGTTTAGATCTCAGGACTCAAATCTTGGATCAGGCGTTCATTCTTTTACAGAAAATACCCGATCCACCCATGAGCTCTAA
- the LOC131162996 gene encoding somatic embryogenesis receptor kinase 2 codes for MEVMERVVGTSILLCMIMLFHQLRWISANMEGDALHTLRTNLDDPNNVLQSWDPTLVNPCTWFHVTCNNDNSVIRVDLGNAALSGQLVPQLGLLKNLQYLELYSNNISGQIPSDLGNLTSLVSLDLYLNNFTGPIPDSLGKLSKLRFLRLNNNSLTGSIPMSLTNITSLQVLDLSNNHLSGVVPDNGSFSLFTPISFANNMGLCGPVTGRPCPGSPPFSPPPPFVPPPPVSLPGGNSDTGAIAGGVAAGAALLFAAPALAFAWWRRRKPQEYFFDVPAEEDPEVHLGQLKRFSLRELQVATDSFSNKNILGRGGFGKVYKGRLADGSLVAVKRLKEERTPGGELQFQTEVEMISMAVHRNLLRLRGFCMTPTERLLVYPYMANGSVASCLRERHPSQLPLDWPTRKRIALGSARGLSYLHDHCDPKIIHRDVKAANILLDEEFEAVVGDFGLAKLMDYKDTHVTTAVRGTIGHIAPEYLSTGKSSEKTDVFGYGIMLLELITGQRAFDLARLANDDDVMLLDWVKGLLKEKKLEMLVDPDLQNNYIEAEVEQLIQVALLCTQGSPMDRPKMSEVVRMLEGDGLAEKWDEWQKVEVLRHEVELAPHPNSDWIVDSTDNLHAVELSGPR; via the exons ATGGAAGTCATGGAGCGGGTGGTGGGGACTTCAATTCTGCTCTGTATGATCATGCTGTTTCACCAACTGAGGTGGATATCTGCTAACATGGAAG GTGATGCTTTGCATACTCTAAGGACCAACTTAGATGATCCTAATAATGTCCTTCAAAGTTGGGATCCTACACTTGTCAATCCTTGCACTTGGTTTCATGTTACATGCAACAATGATAATAGTGTTATAAGAGT TGATCTTGGAAATGCAGCTTTATCTGGTCAACTGGTACCACAGCTTGGCCTGCTTAAAAATTTGCAGTACTT GGAACTTTACAGTAATAACATAAGCGGACAAATTCCTAGTGATCTTGGGAATCTGACCAGCTTGGTGAGCTTGGATCTGTACCTGAACAATTTTACTGGTCCCATCCCAGACTCATTGGGCAAGCTGTCAAAATTGCGCTTCCT TCGGCTTAACAACAACAGCTTGACGGGTTCTATTCCTATGTCTTTGACAAATATCACATCTCTGCAAGTGTT GGATCTATCAAACAACCATCTGTCAGGGGTGGTTCCTGACAATGGCTCTTTTTCACTATTCACTCCCATCAG TTTTGCTAATAATATGGGTTTGTGTGGCCCTGTTACTGGGCGACCTTGCCCAGGATCTCCTCCATTTTCTCCGCCGCCTCCATTTGTCCCTCCACCCCCTGTTTCTTTGCCAG GAGGGAATAGTGATACTGGAGCAATTGCTGGAGGGGTGGCTGCTGGGGCTGCTTTGCTGTTTGCTGCTCCAGCGCTTGCATTTGCTTGGTGGCGTCGCAGGAAACCACAAGAATATTTCTTTGATGTGCCGG CCGAGGAGGATCCAGAGGTACATCTGGGGCAGCTTAAAAGGTTCTCACTGCGAGAATTACAAGTTGCAACAGATAGTTTTAGCAATAAAAACATTCTGGGAAGAGGTGGATTTGGTAAGGTGTACAAAGGACGATTAGCCGATGGTTCACTGGTGGCAGTAAAAAGACTGAAGGAAGAGCGTACTCCTGGTGGGGAGCTGCAATTTCAAACAGAAGTAGAGATGATAAGCATGGCTGTGCATCGGAATCTCCTTCGGCTACGTGGCTTTTGCATGACACCAACTGAACGATTACTTGTTTATCCCTATATGGCTAATGGAAGTGTTGCTTCATGCTTAAGAG AACGCCACCCTTCTCAACTCCCTCTTGACTGGCCAACACGCAAGCGAATTGCTTTGGGATCTGCAAGGGGGCTTTCTTATTTGCATGATCATTGTGATCCAAAGATTATTCACCGTGATGTGAAAGCAGCAAATATTTTGTTGGATGAGGAGTTTGAGGCTGTTGTTGGGGACTTTGGATTAGCTAAACTTATGGACTACAAGGATACCCATGTCACTACAGCTGTACGAGGTACGATTGGGCATATAGCTCCAGAATACCTCTCTACAGGGAAGTCTTCAGAGAAGACTGATGTTTTTGGTTATGGGATTATGCTTCTGGAGTTGATTACTGGACAGAGGGCATTTGATCTTGCACGGCTGGCTAATGATGATGATGTCATGTTGCTCGACTGG GTCAAAGGGCTTTTGAAAGAGAAGAAGTTAGAAATGCTGGTTGATCCTGACCTCCAGAACAATTACATAGAAGCTGAGGTAGAGCAGCTAATCCAGGTTGCACTGCTCTGCACCCAAGGTTCCCCAATGGACCGACCTAAGATGTCAGAGGTGGTGAGAATGTTGGAAGGGGATGGCTTGGCAGAGAAGTGGGATGAATGGCAGAAGGTGGAAGTTCTCCGCCATGAGGTGGAGCTAGCCCCTCACCCGAATTCTGATTGGATTGTTGACTCAACAGACAATTTACATGCTGTTGAGTTATCTGGTCCAAGGTGA